Within the Salvia hispanica cultivar TCC Black 2014 chromosome 4, UniMelb_Shisp_WGS_1.0, whole genome shotgun sequence genome, the region TTCCGGCTCATTTGCGCCATCTAAACGAGGTACTTTCGATTCTAGCTGCGAATCagttttttgtcaaattatcTAAGTGCACTTTTGCGTGTACCACGGTCGAGTATTTGGGGCACATCATTGCAGAAGGACAATTGAAAGCGGACCCAGCAAAAATCGAAGCAATGTTAGCATGGCCTGTTCCCGCGACAATTAAGCAGTTGCGGGGCTTTTTGGGGCTGACGGGGTACTATAGACGGTTTGTACAGCATTATGCGTCCATTGCAGGTCCCCTGACTGAACTTTTGAAGAAGGATGCTTTTGCTTGGTCTGAGGCGGCTGATGCTAGTTTCTCGGCCCTTAAAGGGGCAATGTCAACGGCACCGGTCTTACGGCTGCCCGATTTTTCAAGAACCTTCTATTTGGAAACGGATGCCTCCGACTTTGGGATTGGGGCGGTGTTACTGCAGGAGGGTCACCCCTTGGCATTTTTTAGCAAGAAACTGGGACCGAAGCGTCGTATCTCCTCGACGTATCACAAGGAGCTCTACGCTATCGTTGAGGCCGTGCAAAAGTGGCGGCAATATTTGTTGGGGAGAGAGTTTGTGATCAGGAGCGACCAGAAGAGTCTAAAGGAGTTGTTGCAGCAGATAATTCAGGAGTTCTACGCCCGGAAACTAATGGGGTATAAATTCAGGATCGAATATAAAACTGGGGCGTCGAACAAGGTGGCGGACGCATTGTCAAGGAGGGATCCGGAGGCAGTGCCGACTCCTGAGGTCGCCGGCGACGACTCGCTGGGTGCCGATGGCCCGGCGGCAGACGCGCGGCTGCTAGTCGCGGTGGTTCGGCCTGTACCAGATATTTTGGAGGTGTTACGCGAGGAGGCCCAGACAACCACTGATCTGATCGCGCTACAATCGGCGTTAAAGTTGGGAACGGCTGATCCAGAGTTGACTATGTCTGATGGCCTACTCTACTACAAACGCCGCCTCTACGTCAGTAAAGATTCGGCTATTAAGGGGGTGTTGCTACAGGAATATCACTCCACTCCTACTGCAGGGCACCCGGGGATCGATCGTACCTTTAAACGTTTGGCAGCGGTGTTTTACTGGAAGGGAATGCGGAAAGATGTGACACGGTTTGTGGAGGTCTGCTATGATTGTCAGACGACAAAGTACTCAACGCAGAAGCCCGCGGGGTTGCTGCAGCCTCTCCCTATTCCGTCAAGAGTGTGGGAGGATGTGTCCATGGATTTCATCACGGGCCTACCACAGTCCAGAGGGTACACGGCTATTTTGGTGGCAGTGGATCGGCTTACTAAGTATGCTCATTTTGCTCCATTGCCAAGCAATTACAACGCGCTAAAGGTGGCGTCTATCTTTATAGATACGGTGGTCAAGCATCACGGGTTTCCAAAGACTATGGTGTCTGATCGAGATCCGGTATTTTTGAACGCAGTATGGGAGGACATGCTGCGTTTGAGCGGCACAAAACTTAACTTCTCAACCGCCTATCATCCTCAATCGGACGGCCAGACGGAGGTGCGTAACCGGGGTCTGGAACAGTATTTACGGGCGTTCACGGCAGATAAGCCTTCCAAGTGGGTGAATTTTCTCCCTTGGGCGGAATTAGCCTTGAACTGCTTTTATCACGAGGGATTGGGGACATCGCCCTTTATGGCGCTATACGGGCGGGAGCCGCCTTCCTTGGTTGCTGCGCCGCCCTCGGCGACGACTCCACcggatgtggcgctgatgatCAGGCAGCGAGGGGAACTGATCGTGATGTTGAGGAGGAACTTGGAGAGAGCCCAGCAGCGGATGCGAGAGGCTGCGAATAAACATCGTAGGAATGTGGAGTTTGACGTCGGCGCCCGCGTGTTACTTAAATTACAATTGTACAGGCAGCATTCTGTGGCTCGCCCGTTATCTGCTAAGCTGGCTAGGCGTTTCTACGGCCCGTTTGAGATTCTGGAACGTATCGGGCAGGTGGCGTACCGCCTAAAGCTGCCGGAGGGGAGTCGTGTTCATAACGTGTTCCATGTGAGTTTGCTTAAGCCGTTTGTCGAGAGCGCGGGGACTAATGTGGCGGAGCTTCCTCCTTATTTTGCACATGGGAGACCGGTAACACGCCCGCGGAAGGTACTGGATCGGAGGTCGGTGTGGAGCGGTGATACCGCGGTGGAGGAAGTGTTGTTGGAATGGGAGGACGACGGAGGTGATCAGCCGAGCTGGGAGCCGCTGACGATGGTGCGTAGACGTTTTCCGGAGTTgctccttgaggacaaggatGACCTTAAGGAGGGAGGAGTTGTTACGGCACAACCTTCTGCTAGACTAAAGGAGACGGTGTCGGAGACGGTGGAGGACGAGTTGGACGTTGACACAACGGCAGGAGTCGGCAAGGAGCCGGAGAGAACGATCGCCAAGGACCGGTCGCGTCGTCAGAGACGGCGACCTGACCATTTGGCTGACTTCACGCCGCATTGAGGAGGAGCCGAGAGAGAGAGTCTtgttctattttaatattacttctTTATTGTTGCTTTCCTTTTGagaacatttattttattttcttaattattattgaGTCGAGCAAACTATAAGCTCCTttccgggttttctttgttgattctttcccggATCGTAGGTCGAATCAACCCTAGGGTCCATAGTATAAAAGGcgtgtattttatttcattctcaagaaatagaatatttttacgctagttttttctcttttatcgTTCACNNNNNNNNNNNNNNNNNNNNNNNNNNNNNNNNNNNNNNNNNNNNNNNNNNNNNNNNNNNNNNNNNNNNNNNNNNNNNNNNNNNNNNNNNNNNNNNNNNNNGCGACCTGACCATTTGGCTGACTTCACGCCGCATTGAGGAGGAGCCGAGAGAGAGAGTCTtgttctattttaatattacttctTTATTGTTGCTTTCCTTTTGagaacatttattttattttcttaattattattgaGTCGAGCAAACTATAAGCTCCTttccgggttttctttgttgattctttcccggATCGTAGGTCGAATCAACCCTAGGGTCCATAGTATAAAAGGcgtgtattttatttcattctcaagaaatagaatatttttacgctagttttttctcttttatcgTTCACAAACCCTAGTTCTTCTCGTGGTTGATCGACGGGCAAGGTTCCCGCGACTTCGCGAAGGAATTAATCAACGTTAGGGAGTTTATACCTAACACTGTTCCTATAGCTAAgcatcttcctctctcttgAACATTTCTCAATTTGTAGAATGTTGGTTGATTTCtgtcattttttcttctcgtTTTCAGATGCAGAACTTTGATGTGGTAGCTTATCAGATATCACACTGATGAAAGAGGCAGATAATTAAAGGTGCAGTGGCTGGAGATGTTTGAGTAAGTATGAATGGTTAATAAGCTTCTAAGCTACTTGCAAATGACTCTCAATATTAAATGTTGTGTTATCCTGTGTTTCTCTTAGTGGTGAAATGTTTGTCTGGATTATCATTCTTGTTTACATTGGTTTACTCTACTTAGGGAAAGAAATTAACTTCTAAGAATAGGAGTTGGTTGCACTTCAATCATGAGACCTCAGAAACATCCAAGTTGTTATACCATGATTAGTTTGTTTGAAACGGCTAATTTGTTTGTCCTATTAATACTTTGTTATCTATTCTTTCTTGTCCAACATTGATTTTTTCAAGTAGGCTTTGCTTTGtatgtttcttgatttttcacCCTTATCTTTGGCTACGGCTGATGCCGGTTCGGCCGGTTTTCAAGAGCATGGCAAGCCCAGTTGGGTTTGAGCCTACGTCGATATGGTGCTTAGTGCTTACCGTTTATTCCacatatcaacaaaattacctaacttttaaaagtaCTATCagatttcatatatttaattcgTCTATATTCTAACATTTTACGTTTAAACTTTAGATGGgctatttaaatatctatacaaagactatttttttttgtaaataataataataattagtattactttattattttttcctatGGGTGGTACAATATTCGTCCTGctataaataattgatttcttttagACACGAGGTTTAAGAAAACGGTATTTACTTAGTtaagtgaagagaataaagtatgtggGATGATAAACTAggagaaataaaaagagagtaaagtataaaagattagatgtttttttttaatctaaaatagaaatcaatcacttatAGTGGaacaactaaaaatgaaaatcaattataatgcgacggaaggagtatattatatagGCGGTCATCTAGTGCatctgaaaatgaaaaatattgtattgTTAACAATTCCGATATaattttagtgttttaattaatattaaaatctgCAATGATGGAGGCAATTATCTACtttggtactccctccgtcccacaacactttcctttttagtttgtctcataaaaaatgtcacatttctattttcggaaaaagttttctctcacatgaatataaaaataatattttctctctccatctaacacacaaaataaaaccttctaaaatcccgtgccgtcccacaagtgtgacatcttttgtgggacggagggagtacataaatAGCAAAAAGGATGTTCCTCCATTGCtcaataattttcatttttgaaaaatatcgtgATCATTAAGAATGGTTTCTTGCTCCCGTTAGAaaatttgtactccctccgtccgtgaaatgttgtccagttttgccattttagtccATTCATGAAAAGTTGTCCactttgcttttttatttttatttttagtaaatggaCTTCACTTTCCACCAACTCTTTCCgttcacattctattataaaactaatatataaatgtaggacccttattccactaactttttcaactaacttttcttcatatttcttaaaactcgtgccgagtcaaacttggacaatattttatggacggaaggagtatctatatatacattataatTCGATTTCATGAAACTCTCAGTCGGTTCAAGTAATCATGATAAAAGGATCAAACTGTTTCTTCTCAAATTTCATAAGATCTTCTTGGCTCTTGTTTGTAATGTCCAATAATGTCTTTTAATATTCActccgtttcatagtagtggagacatttctttttggctCGCAGATTAACAAAAAAGtgtataatgtattaaataaaaagataataaagtaggatatagacaataaagtaagagagagggaaaagtaagtgagaaaaaaaatgttgacttttactaaaaaaggaaatgacttcactactatggaacgtaccaaaataccaaaatgactctactactatgaaacggtgggagtactattttgtttGAAGAGAAACACAATAAGTAATTGAGGGCAATAGTTCCTTAGagtgttaaattctctaaattctgtcccacatcgacttggtgatgatccaatctaatctatataagtgtggataaccctctcccttatgaggccttttaaggggtgagtggcccatttctaatatggtatcagagcgggcccaagtcgattatggatttctctttatttcttatctacctcacgagtggaataccgatgtcctttccggcccacatCGATGATGGTTCTCTTATCTCTAGCATTGTCTAtccacgtgatggaagaccgatgtcctttccggcccacacgtgagggaacgtgttaaattctctaaattctGTCTTACATCGACTTGatgatgatccaatctaatctatataagtaaACACCCCTTCTTTCAAACTGAGGAGTTTCATTTGATGGTCAATGCGACTTGTCAGATATATTGGGTTATATAGGATTTTCCTGTTCTATCTCCAACCGAAATATCCTTTGTTTCACCAATGAAAGAGAAATTGATCTCACATGCAACGTCTACAATGAGGATTGGGATTCCCTGCTGTGCAAAATGCCACAGCAGGGGATGCTGTGCAGATTCACATGACGaacattttagttttttttttaatgtttgattttgtaataGTATGAAAATGTGTCACGAAAAgttggagtgagagagagtgCAGATAAAATTCGAAGTGTATAAGAAGATTCAAGAGAGTGGCAGAAAGATGCTGCGGATTGCACTAGAATCTGCAACTTTCTCCATACTAGAGGTATGAAATAGCAACTTCCAACCAATAATTAAGTGTTATTATCAACTTATGAAATGATCTTTGGGACGTTTATGCTATAATGTTTTGACCTTTGGGATATGCCAAAAGTAACGGACTTTTCAatgattttttcattatatttgtgACCTAACACATACTACTTGTTAAcgtatattcaaataaataaataaaaaaggagtGATCGCTTTCATGAATTTTGACCCGGTGCATTTAGGCTGtttttgtatcaaaatttagCATTTGGTTTGAAAAATTGTTGGCATACAATTGATATGGCCTATAAAGCTGTGGAATCCCTGCAACAAACCTTACGCATAATCCTTCTACGCGATGACGATGATCTCATCACTCCTCCTGTTAAACAACAGATTGTATCAATCCACGACAAAGCAGTTGTATTGCAGTTTAATCTCAGACGATTTCCAGATAAAGAAACAATAAGGGAGGTAGCAATTGCATCTGAAGATATTATTCAATATCTTTTCTCCCCACAATATCTATCAAATTGTAGATCCATACATCAAAGTGGCAGACAACTTCCATATCAGTTGGAGAATTTGGCTAAGAAGCTGGAGTCAACTGTTGGATATGTGATTGACTGCTGCAACAGCAACGACGTGGCTGATTCTGATCTTACTGTTAGTTCATCATCAAGATCAGCACACAAGAGTCAAGTTGAAGATTTGACGGTTGCAACGGAGCTGATTGTCAGAAATTCAAACTGGCTTAGGAGGTTATGGGGAAGAATAAAGTCAGCTGCTAGAGCATCATTAGTAGATGAAAAGCCGAGTGATTCTCCATCATTACATCCACCAGCAATTACTACAAAGAAAGATGTTGTGGTTGGTTTTGATGAAGATATGATACAGATGAGGTCCCAGCTCATTAGTCATGACAATCTCCGGCTCATTGGTCATGACAATCTAAAAGTCCTTCCTATTGTTGGAATGGCAGGAATTGGTAAGTCTGCACTTgctaaatatatttatgatgatCCATCTATCGCATTCCATTTTGATATTCGAGCTTGGGTCACAATATCACAAGATTATAGTATAGCAAGTATTCTCTCAAAAATATTAGCTTCACTCAAAGATGAAGTAGATCAACTCGAAGATTATAGTAAAGCAAGTATTCTCTCAAAAATACTAGCTTCGCTCAAAGATGAAGTAGATCATATTGGGAGGGATTCATTCAAAGGACACGACGTAGAGAGGCTTAAACTTAACAAACTCTTGTCAGGAAGGAGGTATCTCATAGTAATGGACGATATGTGGAGTGCAGAAGCTTGGAGGTTCGTACAGAGGCTATTTCCTAATTATCATAATGGAAGCCGGatcatattaaccacaagGCTAATGGATCTGGCAATTTATTATGCCAATTTTTGTAACACTTTCCCTGTTCATACAATGCGTTTCTTGGATGACGAACAAAGTTGGCGTTTGTTCAATCACAAGGTTTTCGGAAACCAAGATTGTCCACTTGATTTACGCAGTGTTGGGGAGAAGATTGTAAAAGGACGTGGAGGATTGCCCCTCTCAATTGTTACTGTGGCAGGACTTTTATCGAGGATTCCTAGAACTCCAAAGTTGTGGCAACAAATTGAAGTAAATGATGGGCAGTTGGGATCAATATTATCTTTAAGTTACAACCACTTGCCTCCACACTTGAGGAAGTGTTTCTTGTATATGGCAGCCTTCCCTCAAGATTATGACATCCATGCCTCTGAACTCATCAAACTTTGGTTAGCCGAGGGCTTTTTGGAATGTCGAAATGATACTAAAAGCATAGAAGTGGTGGCTGAAGAGTGCTTGGAGGATCTGATCAAGCAAAGCCTAGTTTTGGTCACTAGCTGGAAAATTAATGGAAAAACCAAAAGTTTTAGGCTGCATAGTGTGGTGCGGGACTTTTGTGTGAGACAGGCCGGGGAAGAGAAGTTCCTTCTTCCTGTTATGGACTACCTCCCTACTCCTATCTTAAGAAAACATTTTCTTCCACAAGTCCTCCAAAATCATCCTCGCATAAGTGTTAGTTGGCATGATTTATATCTTAGAGACTCTATGCATAGCTCATGTACCACTTCTATCATATGCATCCCACATAGAGGGTATAGGCCCATATGCTCTGTACAAAACTTTATTTCACTTAGGGTCCTTCATGTTTTACGTAGAAATGATCGTTCATATTGGGAACTAGGTCAAGtttttgaattgatttatCTTACTTACCTTGCTTCCTACATTCCTGATAGTATTGTCCCTCCAATCATAGCTAAGCTTCAGAATCTGCagactttaattatttatagatt harbors:
- the LOC125224251 gene encoding putative late blight resistance protein homolog R1B-16, which gives rise to MAYKAVESLQQTLRIILLRDDDDLITPPVKQQIVSIHDKAVVLQFNLRRFPDKETIREVAIASEDIIQYLFSPQYLSNCRSIHQSGRQLPYQLENLAKKLESTVGYVIDCCNSNDVADSDLTVSSSSRSAHKSQVEDLTVATELIVRNSNWLRRLWGRIKSAARASLVDEKPSDSPSLHPPAITTKKDVVVGFDEDMIQMRSQLISHDNLRLIGHDNLKVLPIVGMAGIGKSALAKYIYDDPSIAFHFDIRAWVTISQDYSIASILSKILASLKDEVDQLEDYSKASILSKILASLKDEVDHIGRDSFKGHDVERLKLNKLLSGRRYLIVMDDMWSAEAWRFVQRLFPNYHNGSRIILTTRLMDLAIYYANFCNTFPVHTMRFLDDEQSWRLFNHKVFGNQDCPLDLRSVGEKIVKGRGGLPLSIVTVAGLLSRIPRTPKLWQQIEVNDGQLGSILSLSYNHLPPHLRKCFLYMAAFPQDYDIHASELIKLWLAEGFLECRNDTKSIEVVAEECLEDLIKQSLVLVTSWKINGKTKSFRLHSVVRDFCVRQAGEEKFLLPVMDYLPTPILRKHFLPQVLQNHPRISVSWHDLYLRDSMHSSCTTSIICIPHRGYRPICSVQNFISLRVLHVLRRNDRSYWELGQVFELIYLTYLASYIPDSIVPPIIAKLQNLQTLIIYRFEVRLPVEIWSLRHLRHLIAFSFHPLPLPKGATLCLKNLQMLSTATNFVCSERMVDMIPNIKKLGICYSEVNFDASYHLDNLIHLLQLEKLKLKMHDSSMQHSSFVPHPYSLSFPLSLKKLELRGRWVSWNDMTIVGSLPNLQVLKLKNYACYGEHWGTIQGDFRNLKHLLIDESNLKCWTTDSSHFPRLQSLTLHCCPYLDEIPANIGEIPTLQLIEIDVHNQSLLYSAKKIQEKQLQNWGKDNLKVVVKHS